The genomic region TTTTATGTTATGAATCAGAAATGACCTCAAAGTGATTGATGCCTCATAGAAAAGCTGAACAAAATCCCATTAATCTATTGCAGATAGTGACCATTCATCAGGAACCCTTTGTGTATGTGAAGCCAACTATGCTGGACGGGACCTGCAAAGAAGAGTTCACACCTAATGGAGTCTTAATTAAAAAGGTGATCTGCACTGGACCAAATGAGACCATCCCAGGTAACACATCAGGGACGTTTATGTCACTGTGCTTTTCTACATTCGCCGTCTGgagatacatacatacatacatacatatatatgcaacaggtatttatatatgtatgaatgtagCAAGTGTGTCCGtggtatgtgtgttttatgttgtgTGTGACTATTTTTGCTCAATGCAAAATGTACgcatgtgttttttgtgtgtgtgtcgcttGGGCTTCCGTCGTAGCGTTCCGCTTTGCATATAGTGACAGCTGACAGCTGTGTATGTGCCTTGTGTCGCAGCCTATATAATAAACAGGTAAAGTGTGAAAGTCAGTATGAAAGGATTGTACTCCCTTTAGATTTTGATGCTCCCATCTGTTTGTTGCATCTGTCTGAGATCAGAATGGATGGAAAAATACATCCATTCCAACCACAAGAAGTTGTGGCTATTTCAATTCAGCCAGTACCATAGATTAATTGAAAATTAATTCACacagctttttaatattttattccgttatcatctgcaaaaaaaaatctatgactGGCTGAGTAGCAGAGCGGAAACTGAATTTATAGAAAAGGAACTGATCAGACCTCAGTGCTTGCTAGCAGTTGAGAGCATACACCctctaaaagagaaaaacaatctCTGAATGATTGAGTGATTTTAGCATTGGGGTGAGTGAACTGAGAAAGGTGGGCGTTCTAAATATTGACCATTTAATTCTTTCAGACGGAATGAAATTTCACTTTTTCTGGTTTGGTTACAGGACGCCCAATTGTTCCCCAGTGTTGCTACGGATTTTGCATTGACCTTCTGATCAAATTGGCAATGACCATGAACTTCACCTACGAAGTACACCTGGTGGCAGATGGGAAATTTGGAACACAAGAAAGGGTAAGCAAACTTTCGCGTCTTGCCAAGTACAGGCAAGATAATTGTCAAAAGATTGCTTTCTACTTATCTTTTGGTGATATAGGTAAATAACAGTAACAAGAAGGAATGGAACGGTATGATGGGCGAACTCCTGGGTGGCCTTGCTGATATGATTGTTGCACCTTTGACAATCAACAATGAACGAGCCCAGTACATAGAATTCTCCAAGCCTTTCAAATACCAGGGATTGACTATCCTTGTTAAAAAGGTACGATTACACTACCCAAACTACCACATTCTATTTATACATTACATTGGTCATTGGTATACATACATCATTAGTATagcttttttgaaaaaagtcacCACTGGCTAATGTATCCTCATGACAGCATTGCTGTGCTACATTTATGTTAGTGACCATGCAATGTGTTTCAGGAAATACCTCGCAGTACACTGGACTCATTCATGCAGCCTTTTCAGAGCACACTGTGGCTACTGGTGGGTCTATCGGTGCATGTGGTGGCGGTGATGCTTTACCTACTAGACCGGTTCAGGTACAAGAAGACATTGGTTTAAGAGTGAGGCTACCTGTTCTATGTATGTCCATGGGGTGGCTGTATGCACatgttgtttgttattttaaattagtttgtttcACCCACTGGGATCATGTAGCACTTTTGTTTCAGGATGTATCCACAGTACATGAGAGTACTGAACACGTTACATTATCATTGTCACCATGGAGGTGGGGGAAGTTGGGTACTCTGTGAGCCTGTTCTTTTCCATCTCGTTCTGTCTTCTGCTGTctgctctgtctctctgcctTGCTTCACATCTGTTATTGTTCTCTCTATGGTATCTGCAAGCAGGCCAATTCTAAGTGACTTTGGATACTGGAGCATATATATGGGTTCTCTGCCTATTCTCTTTCTGAACATTTTCACTGTTTGATCTGGTTTTCCCAGCCCATTTGGAAGGTTTAAAGTAAAcagtgaagaagaagaggaggatgcCCTCACCTTATCTTCAGCTATGTGGTTTTCCTGGGGCGTCTTGTTAAACTCTGGAATTGGAGAAGGTGATGTGAAATctaacattgtttttattatgaaatcaaataaaattagttaCTTAACATATGTTTGACTACTACTGTACTTAACAAATGTTGTCCAGGTGCCCCACGTAGTTTTTCAGCGAGAATCTTGGGAATGGTGTGGGCTGGCTTTGCTATGATCATAGTAGCATCCTATACTGCCAACCTGGCTGCCTTCCTAGTGTTGGACCGGCCTGAGGAGCGCATCACCGGCATCAATGACCCAAGGGTATGCTGCTCTGAGCATTTGAACAACCAAAGTAAAGCTTTTCAAAATGCATAGtgagtttgcatttttttttccagctgaggAACCCATCAGACAAGTTCATCTATGCCACAGTGAAGCAAAGTTCGGTGGATATTTACTTCCGGCGACAAGTTGAGCTGAGCACCATGTACCGCCACATGGAGAAGCACAACTATGAAAGCGCCGCTGAAGCCATCCAGGCTGTTCGGGACAAGTGAGTCACTGCTGGGTAGACACCAGCAGGTCTGGCCTCATGGTCAGTCAATCGGTCAGTTAGTCTTGAGGGTCCTGGGCCTGCAGGTCTCAGGTACATAAATCAGTGCCAGCACTTACTGCACTAACCTGCGACCCTGGTCCATAACCCCACACAGGAGAGGCCCAGCTATGTGCCACACATAACATATATTAACATTGAGCTAAAGAACACCTTTTTCAGGTTTTCAGCAAAAACGTCATTGAGGGAATCCAATGGGGGACAAAGCTCCACTCGTCCGGCATTGGATTTCATTTGCCTATGAGGTGGCAGTCTAGATTTCTGGTAACACAAGTCGCACAAGCGGGGTGGGCGGGGTCGGGGTGCCACGAGTGTGTTGTTTCTCACTGTATTGTTGCACCGTAACCCCCCACCCTTCCcgtcctcctcccttccccctgCCCCAACAGCAAGCTGCATGCTTTCATCTGGGACTCTGCGGTGCTGGAGTTTGAAGCCTCGCAGAAGTGCGACCTGGTGACCACGGGAGAGCTGTTTTTCCGTTCGGGCTTTGGCATAGGCATGCGCAAGGACAGCCCCTGGAAACAGAATGTGTCCCTGGCTATTCTCAGGTCTGTCCCAGCCGAAGCAGCATATCGTACGCATCTGTATAGTTTTATGTTGTATAAAATCTCATCATTGGACACTTActcatctctctctgtgtatttCCCCTCTTTCATCCCTGCTCTGTTGTCTGTGTGCTTGatcatatatgtgtttgtgtgtatgtgctgtggtTGTGGTGACTTTGTGGGATTTATCGGTACTTTCTACCAAAAACAACTTATTAACTTTTGAACTTCTCTTCCTGCTCTCCACCACCCCTTGCAGTTCCCATGAGAATGGCTTCATGGAGGACCTAGATAAAACCTGGGTGAGATACCAGGAGTGTGACTCAAGGAGCAATGCCCCAGCCACACTCACCTTTGAGAATATGGCAGGTATGGTCCATTTCAGGTACAGAGAAACCTAAAAGAGATTGGACAAAAAAGGTACAGTAGGTAAGGTATTGGGGCCTTTTTTTGTCCAATGCTTTTAGTTGTCGTTTTATGCTCACCTGTGTTGGTGTTCACATTTGTAACAAACTCAttaacctttaacatccatccATTTTGCATGGTTTTCAGCAGCAGGCCCCAAATATTTGGGCAATACATGTAGGATTCCATCACACAGAGGCTCCACCACCTCCAGCTCCTCAGTGGGTTGATTCGAAGAATACTGTGTCTGCGTTAATCGTCTGACAGTTTCATTCATTCCTCTCATTCACAGGTGTCTTCATGTTAGTTGCTGGAGGCATTGCAGCTGGGatcttcctcatcttcatcgAGATTGCATATAAGCGCCATAAAGACGCCCGCAGGAAGCAGATGCAGCTAGCCTTTGCGGCCGTCAATGTTTGGAGGAAGAACCTACAGGTAAGGTAGCTCTCTCCTACAACACAA from Puntigrus tetrazona isolate hp1 chromosome 21, ASM1883169v1, whole genome shotgun sequence harbors:
- the grin1a gene encoding glutamate receptor ionotropic, NMDA 1a isoform X6, with product MRLLLLAALFSCSCVRGGCEPKIVNIGAVLSQKRYEQVFKDAVTQANQVYGRDKFKLTAISVTHKANAIQMALSVCEDLISSQVYAILVSHPPQSNDHLTPTPVSYTAGFYRIPVVGLTTRMSIYSDKSIHLSFLRTVPPYSHQAHVWFDMMREFRWNHIILIVSDDHEGRAAQKRLETLLEERETKNKKRNYENQDQLSYDNKRGPKAEKVLQFNQETNLTALLLEAKELEARVIILSASEEDAAAVYKTARFLNMTGSGYVWLVGEREMSGKALSEAPDGLIGLQLINGKNESAHISDAVAVVAQSIQELFEKENITEPPRGCVGNTNIWKTGPLFKRVLMSSKYPEGLTGRVEFNDDGDRKYAHYSILNYQKSRLIQVGIYNGTQVVMNKQRKIIWPGGETERPRGFQMSTRLKIVTIHQEPFVYVKPTMLDGTCKEEFTPNGVLIKKVICTGPNETIPGNTSGRPIVPQCCYGFCIDLLIKLAMTMNFTYEVHLVADGKFGTQERVNNSNKKEWNGMMGELLGGLADMIVAPLTINNERAQYIEFSKPFKYQGLTILVKKEIPRSTLDSFMQPFQSTLWLLVGLSVHVVAVMLYLLDRFSPFGRFKVNSEEEEEDALTLSSAMWFSWGVLLNSGIGEGAPRSFSARILGMVWAGFAMIIVASYTANLAAFLVLDRPEERITGINDPRLRNPSDKFIYATVKQSSVDIYFRRQVELSTMYRHMEKHNYESAAEAIQAVRDNKLHAFIWDSAVLEFEASQKCDLVTTGELFFRSGFGIGMRKDSPWKQNVSLAILSSHENGFMEDLDKTWVRYQECDSRSNAPATLTFENMAGVFMLVAGGIAAGIFLIFIEIAYKRHKDARRKQMQLAFAAVNVWRKNLQQYPPTDITGQLNLSDPSVSTVV
- the grin1a gene encoding glutamate receptor ionotropic, NMDA 1a isoform X7; the protein is MRLLLLAALFSCSCVRGGCEPKIVNIGAVLSQKRYEQVFKDAVTQANQVYGRDKFKLTAISVTHKANAIQMALSVCEDLISSQVYAILVSHPPQSNDHLTPTPVSYTAGFYRIPVVGLTTRMSIYSDKSIHLSFLRTVPPYSHQAHVWFDMMREFRWNHIILIVSDDHEGRAAQKRLETLLEERETKNKKRNYENQDQLSYDNKRGPKAEKVLQFNQETNLTALLLEAKELEARVIILSASEEDAAAVYKTARFLNMTGSGYVWLVGEREMSGKALSEAPDGLIGLQLINGKNESAHISDAVAVVAQSIQELFEKENITEPPRGCVGNTNIWKTGPLFKRVLMSSKYPEGLTGRVEFNDDGDRKYAHYSILNYQKSRLIQVGIYNGTQVVMNKQRKIIWPGGETERPRGFQMSTRLKIVTIHQEPFVYVKPTMLDGTCKEEFTPNGVLIKKVICTGPNETIPGRPIVPQCCYGFCIDLLIKLAMTMNFTYEVHLVADGKFGTQERVNNSNKKEWNGMMGELLGGLADMIVAPLTINNERAQYIEFSKPFKYQGLTILVKKEIPRSTLDSFMQPFQSTLWLLVGLSVHVVAVMLYLLDRFSPFGRFKVNSEEEEEDALTLSSAMWFSWGVLLNSGIGEGAPRSFSARILGMVWAGFAMIIVASYTANLAAFLVLDRPEERITGINDPRLRNPSDKFIYATVKQSSVDIYFRRQVELSTMYRHMEKHNYESAAEAIQAVRDNKLHAFIWDSAVLEFEASQKCDLVTTGELFFRSGFGIGMRKDSPWKQNVSLAILSSHENGFMEDLDKTWVRYQECDSRSNAPATLTFENMAGVFMLVAGGIAAGIFLIFIEIAYKRHKDARRKQMQLAFAAVNVWRKNLQQYPPTDITGQLNLSDPSVSTVV
- the grin1a gene encoding glutamate receptor ionotropic, NMDA 1a isoform X8, whose protein sequence is MRLLLLAALFSCSCVRGGCEPKIVNIGAVLSQKRYEQVFKDAVTQANQVYGRDKFKLTAISVTHKANAIQMALSVCEDLISSQVYAILVSHPPQSNDHLTPTPVSYTAGFYRIPVVGLTTRMSIYSDKSIHLSFLRTVPPYSHQAHVWFDMMREFRWNHIILIVSDDHEGRAAQKRLETLLEERETKAEKVLQFNQETNLTALLLEAKELEARVIILSASEEDAAAVYKTARFLNMTGSGYVWLVGEREMSGKALSEAPDGLIGLQLINGKNESAHISDAVAVVAQSIQELFEKENITEPPRGCVGNTNIWKTGPLFKRVLMSSKYPEGLTGRVEFNDDGDRKYAHYSILNYQKSRLIQVGIYNGTQVVMNKQRKIIWPGGETERPRGFQMSTRLKIVTIHQEPFVYVKPTMLDGTCKEEFTPNGVLIKKVICTGPNETIPGRPIVPQCCYGFCIDLLIKLAMTMNFTYEVHLVADGKFGTQERVNNSNKKEWNGMMGELLGGLADMIVAPLTINNERAQYIEFSKPFKYQGLTILVKKEIPRSTLDSFMQPFQSTLWLLVGLSVHVVAVMLYLLDRFSPFGRFKVNSEEEEEDALTLSSAMWFSWGVLLNSGIGEGAPRSFSARILGMVWAGFAMIIVASYTANLAAFLVLDRPEERITGINDPRLRNPSDKFIYATVKQSSVDIYFRRQVELSTMYRHMEKHNYESAAEAIQAVRDNKLHAFIWDSAVLEFEASQKCDLVTTGELFFRSGFGIGMRKDSPWKQNVSLAILSSHENGFMEDLDKTWVRYQECDSRSNAPATLTFENMAGVFMLVAGGIAAGIFLIFIEIAYKRHKDARRKQMQLAFAAVNVWRKNLQQYPPTDITGQLNLSDPSVSTVV
- the grin1a gene encoding glutamate receptor ionotropic, NMDA 1a isoform X5; translated protein: MRLLLLAALFSCSCVRGGCEPKIVNIGAVLSQKRYEQVFKDAVTQANQVYGRDKFKLTAISVTHKANAIQMALSVCEDLISSQVYAILVSHPPQSNDHLTPTPVSYTAGFYRIPVVGLTTRMSIYSDKSIHLSFLRTVPPYSHQAHVWFDMMREFRWNHIILIVSDDHEGRAAQKRLETLLEERETKNKKRNYENQDQLSYDNKRGPKAEKVLQFNQETNLTALLLEAKELEARVIILSASEEDAAAVYKTARFLNMTGSGYVWLVGEREMSGKALSEAPDGLIGLQLINGKNESAHISDAVAVVAQSIQELFEKENITEPPRGCVGNTNIWKTGPLFKRVLMSSKYPEGLTGRVEFNDDGDRKYAHYSILNYQKSRLIQVGIYNGTQVVMNKQRKIIWPGGETERPRGFQMSTRLKIVTIHQEPFVYVKPTMLDGTCKEEFTPNGVLIKKVICTGPNETIPGNTSGRPIVPQCCYGFCIDLLIKLAMTMNFTYEVHLVADGKFGTQERVNNSNKKEWNGMMGELLGGLADMIVAPLTINNERAQYIEFSKPFKYQGLTILVKKEIPRSTLDSFMQPFQSTLWLLVGLSVHVVAVMLYLLDRFSPFGRFKVNSEEEEEDALTLSSAMWFSWGVLLNSGIGEGAPRSFSARILGMVWAGFAMIIVASYTANLAAFLVLDRPEERITGINDPRLRNPSDKFIYATVKQSSVDIYFRRQVELSTMYRHMEKHNYESAAEAIQAVRDNKLHAFIWDSAVLEFEASQKCDLVTTGELFFRSGFGIGMRKDSPWKQNVSLAILSSHENGFMEDLDKTWVRYQECDSRSNAPATLTFENMAGVFMLVAGGIAAGIFLIFIEIAYKRHKDARRKQMQLAFAAVNVWRKNLQPSSSVETQDQYPPTDITGQLNLSDPSVSTVV
- the grin1a gene encoding glutamate receptor ionotropic, NMDA 1a isoform X3, with protein sequence MRLLLLAALFSCSCVRGGCEPKIVNIGAVLSQKRYEQVFKDAVTQANQVYGRDKFKLTAISVTHKANAIQMALSVCEDLISSQVYAILVSHPPQSNDHLTPTPVSYTAGFYRIPVVGLTTRMSIYSDKSIHLSFLRTVPPYSHQAHVWFDMMREFRWNHIILIVSDDHEGRAAQKRLETLLEERETKAEKVLQFNQETNLTALLLEAKELEARVIILSASEEDAAAVYKTARFLNMTGSGYVWLVGEREMSGKALSEAPDGLIGLQLINGKNESAHISDAVAVVAQSIQELFEKENITEPPRGCVGNTNIWKTGPLFKRVLMSSKYPEGLTGRVEFNDDGDRKYAHYSILNYQKSRLIQVGIYNGTQVVMNKQRKIIWPGGETERPRGFQMSTRLKIVTIHQEPFVYVKPTMLDGTCKEEFTPNGVLIKKVICTGPNETIPGNTSGRPIVPQCCYGFCIDLLIKLAMTMNFTYEVHLVADGKFGTQERVNNSNKKEWNGMMGELLGGLADMIVAPLTINNERAQYIEFSKPFKYQGLTILVKKEIPRSTLDSFMQPFQSTLWLLVGLSVHVVAVMLYLLDRFSPFGRFKVNSEEEEEDALTLSSAMWFSWGVLLNSGIGEGAPRSFSARILGMVWAGFAMIIVASYTANLAAFLVLDRPEERITGINDPRLRNPSDKFIYATVKQSSVDIYFRRQVELSTMYRHMEKHNYESAAEAIQAVRDNKLHAFIWDSAVLEFEASQKCDLVTTGELFFRSGFGIGMRKDSPWKQNVSLAILSSHENGFMEDLDKTWVRYQECDSRSNAPATLTFENMAGVFMLVAGGIAAGIFLIFIEIAYKRHKDARRKQMQLAFAAVNVWRKNLQPSSSVETQDDRKSGRADSDPKKKPSFRSISTTLASSIKRRRSSKDTQYPPTDITGQLNLSDPSVSTVV